TCGACGACTACTACGATTACCAACAAGGACGAGTGATGAACGACGGCAAAAACAAGGACGCGAGTAAAGCCGACGCTGACGGCGAAGACGATATGGACGACGAAGACGACGAGGATGACGAAGACGACGAATATGACGACATGAAACCGGCGGTGCCTCCTCAAATCAGAAGTGAATATAAAGTAGTCGTCCAGACAGAAAGCAACGTACGGAAGAATaagcaacagcaacaacagCAAAGGAAGAACAAGAATAACAATGGTCCGAAGAACGGTGCCAACGGTGGAGGAAACAAGAACAGGAAAAAGAATAACAAGAATAACGGTCTCGAAGACGAAGAAGAAGACCAAGGAGGTCCTGCGTTCGCATTCCACAGGCTGCTCAAAGACATCGGCACCCACGTGTCGTCCACAAAAAACTTTTGGAAGAGATTGCCGTACGAAGTGTGCAACAATGAGGTGGCTGTGATCGAGACCGTTCAGAACACCAGTTGCTGGAATGGATCTGCATTGGccaggtatttataaattatgtttaagacTAGTATTAGATATTAGGTCGGAATGGTCgggaaaaaatacattattcgaCGTTAAAATATGCGATTAACTTGGAAGCAtccagtgattttttttacgttacatttttttaaaattatattgctaaaaaactgacaaaattatacattagtaGTAAATACTTATGAGCGGTTAACTccgatgaaaattttaatatttttaaagttgaacATGTAAACAACTGTAACCAACTGTACACATAGGTGATAAAACCATTTTCTCTCGCGATCAACTATGCAAATACGTCTATCGGTCTATCGTCGTACAACAATGAGCTCAAAgtcgaaatttaattttgttttttatcgaaATACATCGtagaatatttactaaaaatagttACATATCTCGACCAACTCctcactttaatatttatcgagTTTAACgttttggtgattttttttttttcagttacgCTAAGGAGGTAATGAAAGACGGCATCAAAAACCAGAAGAGGAATCCCGAGGTGCCGGTGGACGTGACGCGACCCAGCAGTCTGCTCAACGAACAGGTGTTCGCGCTCAAGGCCCTGACAAACCTGCTGAAAAACGCGTACCAAGGGCTGGACGTGGAATGGGACATGGAGGAGGTGTTCCACGGAGGCGAGCTGAGCGGCGCCGGCCCTATAGCGTCGTCGGGCGACGGTTCCGGTGACGAGGACGAGGACGTCGTCGGCGGTCACATGCCGTCGTCGTCTccaccgccgccaccgcctcCGGCGGGCGGAAGCGGATCGGCCACGACGGCCACAAACGCGGCCGGCACGACGACGCCCTCTCCGACGCGAACGGCGACGGATCCTTCCGACGGCGGCACAGGGTCTGGATCGAGCGCGAGTCACAAGGCCAAACCGACGCTTCAGAAGGCGTTGGCCACGTACCTGTTGCCGGTGGTCGCCGTCTGGTTCGGCGGATCGTTCCTCGAGTGGATTCTGTGAACGGCACAAGAACATTGTCCGTCGCAgtttttctgtattttattattttgaaattttattattattattatttttttttaactcttgTCGTTTTTTAACGGTGCCATAacggaacaaaaaaaaaacaaaaaaaaaaaaggagaaaaaaacaactataaaaaaaaaaaaacgttcagCGCGTGTTGTTTGActgtgataatttttttttcgtgtacaAATACTTTATTCGTTAAGTAGGGTAGACGCGTGTATATAGCGGCCCAACGCGACTATCTCATCTTCGGGCGGCAACGGGCCGGGCCCCAGATTTCTCTCGAGTAACCTGTAACCTGCGAGTCTTCATcgaaagtttataatattatataatataaaaataatagtaacgtTACTCTTTATGGTAGTTTGTTGTACGAATACACAAACCTAACATCGTTATAGGacactaacataatattattattattattgtaatatgtattcgttttagttttaattaatattataagtatattatattgtattcaaatatctCATCATACAATCTGTAATTGgatgttaatatattgtaatggttaagaatttaaaaacgtaCGACTATCATCATGATAGACAGTTCGTTATGCACTAGATACACCACacattacaatgtatatattattattattatatatttattaccatcaaattctaaattaaCAGGTATTCAAGTAAAATTTCCTCGAGTCTCAATCTATTTGCACCACTCAAAACCACCACAGTAAGGAGCAATAGCTtctatttgtgtattttgtttatgacaattttttatttgttttaatttttaagtgaattaGTCTAGTCAACATTctcataaattgtaaaaatgtagcaaacaaagaaaaaatttacaatcttgattttcatttatacaatttttttctttaatatatacatttttttttttattgggtaaatatatttttgtaatacattattgttttatacataaacaaacatatgtgatttaaaaataatcttatgtgcataatatcatataaatatttgtacaaacatattattgtctGTCTTTCTACAAAAGAAGGGTCCATGTTTCGTTGTTAAGGCCTTATTTAATGCTAatctataagaaaataaaattaaaataaaaacttttaatgtcATAAGTTTTCTTGTAAAgtaattatgtacttatatcatgtatatatataatttataattaaataaaaaaatattaatttaaaaaagatactTTACATTGCATTTGtcgtaaaatttataacatttcaaaTGTGTCATTGAGAATCtggaaaatagtatttttgagATATGAACATACGAAACAGTCCCCCTAGGTCAATAGGATAATGTATTTCAGAGAGCAGATACATATATAAGACTTGAGGATTCTCAGTAGCATATaaagtaaacataatttagCTACAGAAGGCAAACCATTTGAGTGATCTGCCATGAAGCGTTTTGTTAGAATGGGCAGTTTTGAGTTTTAGCTACATTCATTTGTTTGGCTTCCACTAATTTGAGTTCGAgaacctataaaaaatattatatttaacatcattaatataagttttaattggACTTAACTTACATTTACTTTTCTCATCAGATCTCCAACGATATCACCAACTCTAGCTAATTTGGTAGGTGGTGAATGAAATACAACAGTTCCACTTAAACctagacaaattaaataataacagtttaatattgattcaaaaaaattcatcaaaaatatttttgataaatttactttttgtatGACTTTTTGGCGTGTTATCTGCTGAGGATGATAGTCTATTGTCTACTGCTGCTCTAAAACTACTACACCGCCTGACAGCAGCTGCAGCTTGAGATTCAGTCATTTCAGGATTTAGTTTGCGCTCTTTACTTTGAATTTCTTGTTTAAgttctgaaaataaatatattaaagttataacaaaatgCATGGGTGaagaataaattgtttatataaaatatatgttttatacacgtatacaattccataatataaaatatttcactgttttgacaaaaatcaaaatctaattagtgataagaatataaaaacaattttcatttaagtCTAGTTTTGGTTATGTAAtaaccaaattaatattatttggtttgcaaacaaatacattactacaaaataataaaacatttacattttatccaacatatgaaattattcatttttattaatgctgACTATTTcagcatttaaatttaagttttataatgtagttatttgtattacattacCAGTTATTGATTTCTGTAAAAAGTCTGATAGTAGATATATCTTTCATAAACTTTTTAgtgttttagatttaatattaacaaattatatattactgttCAACTTTAAACTTACCGCTAATTTCATCTTTTAACCTTTGAACCATAGCTTGCAAACTTTCTTTTTCATCAAGTTCTACTTCAAGAAGTGCATTTCTTTCAATTGCATCATTCATTTTAGTTTCGAAATCTCCTAAAGATGCACAAGTTTCTctgaaaattacaattaatggatcatttatttatctaagtggataaaaaatgtaaataaaaattattacatttaaaaacttgagacaatattataaaaatcatacttcttattaatttttacagatAATTTCATTGTTAGTAAGAGAATATCAATGCACTGTTCGCTTTATCCCTTTTACCCATAAGGAACATGAACAATGAACATAAAACattcacataaaaataattgcttaAGTCAGCGGTTCTCAACATGGGGTACGTGACATGATCTCAAGAggtatgcaaaaaaaattattttttgtttatttatattataaaatgatatttggGGTACATGAAATAGTGATGAGAGAGGTCTAGGGGTACGTGAATGAAAAAAGGTTGAGAATCGCTGGCTTAAATAATCTTAGAATGAATGAAACCTCccataacaaaatttatagaGGAAAacattctttaataattttgtgataggcaattttactttaacacaacacaaaaattataaaaaatgattatatatgaatgttttatttattttatattcacatAGACccgagaaaaaatatatattgcccTGACAtctttttaagataaatatataaattatattgtgttaaaaattatatttttacaagtaaTAAATAGTCAGTTTTATAAAGATAAACCAATAGTGTTTGTgatcagaaatataataacacttaaatattttatacttatcagTTAGCTTAGAAATTAATTGTGAACGTGTTACTAAAAtcatatgaatacattttagcaTATTGTTCTAACATTAGTTGGCAGAGGTGACAGATGTATAACTTTTAGTTGTaatgagttataaataattaaatacagcaGAGTAAAAATAGAGGTGggcaattattcaattttatcataaataataatcaattaaaaactaaacattgaatgtttatagtttaatcgagcaatttaaaattatcataatagaatatttgtaataattcattgaatacaattttgggAGTTTTTGAGAGCACAgaacattttttgattaactTACACACTTTTAACAACagatttactaatttaaatttttagagttTAAAAAGGATGTAGTTagtatatattagaaaaaacagtttaatacacagattaattaaaatgccattacttttatttatctcAACTATCGCCTGGTGCTATAACCACCTCCTTGATACAAATCCATAAAACTCAATTACTATGTTTATATATGACATGATATAAGGACAAATGTATGTCTACATTTTAACTAAGTAAAAAGTGCTTCAAATGTCCAGTGTTGTGGTCATATTCTCGCAAcactattttttctttttgaaaacataCTCTCATATATTTCAACAATTAATACTGGATCCCCAATCAAAAGGATGCCACACTCACATGTCTCACATATTCCACAAGTGCGTAACATAGCAAAATTACattcagtttaataatttgagtGAATCAACCTATTATGAAACTTGATGGGTAAGAACACTATCTATGTtcatatgttaattttttacgactattcagtttttaagcgagtatgaacatttttaatttatgccatattataaacacatagTTATGTGTACCTccatataaattgataaaaaattgaactatcataaaaaaccaaaatacgaATACAGATTATGTTCTTATTATCAAGTTTCATTACAGATTCATAAATCTACTAGGTATGTTACATACTTGTAAGACAGAGACAATCATGCAAGTATAATGGTGTCttcttaagtaataattatttttgaaaaaaagctACTTTTCATACTTCTTAAGTATATCTATTTCTCTTAATTATTACGCCATAAGTTATATGAGTGTCATTTCAAAcgttcaacaataaaatataatataattttattagaattactAGGTAAATGACTATAGTCGAGATAATGGAAATGTGCTATGCCTATTCTTAAGTAATGATATAACGCAATTAATTTGatctaataatatgaaattatttaactatttatactgagataaaaataacaatatttacattattaattaaaaaccaacaaACCTTTGAGATTTTTCTAAGTCTTCAGTTTTCTGTTCCAATTCTCTGatgtattttacatagtttGTTTCCCTTTCGTGAAAATGGATAGCCTCCTCTTGTAAACTGTGTATTTGgttcattaaattttgttgttctTCACGATTTTTAGtctaaaaatgcataaatcatattgatattacatatttataatttatttttcataagatTTTTGTACATTAGATGAACAGTGgttttttcttattacttAGAATAATCAACATaggaaaatacaaatatatctcaggtcatatagtattaaatattaaattattttaaactatatgagCCAAATgtctattttatgaataattaatactaatctAACTATGTACATACCCTTAATGTATCGAGATCAAATTGtaattgattgttttttgattttagctctttgttatttttctccAGAAGCTCAACATCCATTTCCAATTCACGTTCCAGTGACTGAGACTGTTCTCGGAAGTCATCGTATTCTTTTTCTAgtgctttatatttttctttccaGTCATCAGTGTCCATTTCGCTTTGATTAGTCGTTATTTCTTGATTGTAACAACTGAGCGATGAGCTAACTAGACAGACCTGTTGACCTAGCTTACATCAGGTTTCGAATGTAAATACTGAACGGAAATTTCCGAAGAACACATACCTTGTTtacaaaacgaaaaaaacGAGTAGCAACACTATTACTGTCAGCGAAATGGTTTGCTTAATTGTCTGTCGTCTAACCAGTAGCTGATGTGATGCTTGTCCCCGAAGCCTCGTACAATTTCCGATATCCTTTTACCAATGACTGCCTCGTTCAGTAGTTGCCCGTCGGTAGAGAGTATGAGATGGACTTGGAAGTACAGATTAAATCGGAGACTGCGGAGCTCTCCCTTTTCATCACCGATCGTAATCAATCTCTGGACAAAATTGGTGGacaatcataataacattGCGCTACAATAACACCGTCGATCCGAATAATAGAAAGTATTCTGTGTAACGTTATCAGCTGCAGCTGTGgaatgtatttttgatttcacaACACAGACACGAAATATTCGAAGTGACGAAACGATTGACGGTTAGAGCGCACGATAGTTTAAGAATTAGGCAACTTTAACTACCAGGGTGATTGGTGCTGACTCGTGGGTCGTGTGAAACGTTTCGTTCCGCCGTTTCGGTCGAGCGATCATCACAGTGGTGGGAGTCACTGGTGCCAAAATAATCGTGCGCAGTGTGACCACGGTTCGAATTACCGTGTTCGCGGTAGCACGATGATGTTACGATAGTCACTCAGCGTTGAAttttttacctaattattacaatttacgtAATTGTGTACAAACTACAAACAATTACGGAAAAAATATAGTACGTTTCTCCATTCACTAGTTTTTTCCCCGTGATCGATGATATCTCCTATATGGCGAGGGACCATTTGCACAATACCTATCTCAACCATCGCATCATTATTAGTCAATGACATCAATTAGCATTCGAGTCGTGGTCAATGGCGTGTGCAAAGGGGAGATGATAATGTTTTCTCAATGctctttttatcttttttaaacttcaaacaTGACTTTGAACTTAAGATTTTGAGTTCACCAACACACAGTATTCAGTTTTTACGTACCTATCTGTTGAAAACAACATTTCTgatcgaaaataatatacctatactcagCTGATGGGTAACTGAAGGTAAACGATACAAAAGAcaagaaaaatatagataaataatatttttgtaattccgATGTATGGCATTACACAGCGTTGGTGCGAAGGGATAATTAAGGAGCAATGTTTCTATTATAATGGTTATGAATGAACAAATatgttagttatatatatatataatgtatagactataggctatattttttaggttttaaatgGGTTCTATGATGAAGActcctaatataatttttttttaatatgtttaattgaattattaattaaatatatattttttaattaaagggatttttctgtaatatttttaaataattatgaaatatcattttattttaaaaatcttaatctAAAAATCGATCGGCCGATAAccgatgttttattattattattttttttttttaaatggaatttttttgttttttttttaataattaaacaatttaaccacattaaaaaaaaattaccaactaATCTCaagtttcaatattaaatataaagaattaaaataccaGAATAGGATGTTTTTaatgtcaaaattataaaatattaaattattttagattactaATTTCTTCTAGAAatgaaattacattataagtaatatatatattatatacatactaaataCTTATTCCTTCTgcctataatagttatatttactcACTTGTTACCTACTTGTTAGTTGTTTAATtccatgatattattttaataaaacgcaTATTACCacctattatttagttattatgtaaACTGGGAAAAATGCATTCATGGCAGCAATGCCACTAAAAAGCCTATCTATTACGCCGCgtgatcataataattatgacattaaattataatttgtacctTTTATCGTTTatcataattgattataaattttgtttatttataatcaatgctattatctataaagtataaatatatataatacgtatatcaatCGGAAAAGTATCACAGCTATGTGAAATTCTCTAGTAAAAtgtatgcgtataatattatatatttattttttatcttattgagataaacatttttgagttATCTAATGTTTATCTTATAGATAAATCATGAATCTACCGTATCAGGAAAAATGTATCTACTTAGGATACTTTGAGTTATAATGCAaacgattaaatataaataagcaatttaattttttcaagaaatacttaaattaaaaaaaaattaattttaagaagtgtttcgtgtatttttaaaagtaaatacgaTGAAAAATATGACTAGAAATAAATGATCCTCGTATATTGctgttattattgatattagatTTTCGGTCATTAACAACATTACATGTATGTATCTATACAGTTTTAGCTGTGCAGACGTAGATTaccgtaaaataatatatttatcaataatatttacacaaacagattcataatttattggtaCCTATAGGTCATTCtgttgatattatacatatatttctatttttaatgctGTGTGgcattatatgcataatatgtatgtttctAGAAgataacgttattatatttacctttaattataagtaggtatcgAAAACATGTGTAAGTTGTGTACATGTACTCGCATGTACAGTTGACAGACATTGTACGCTGTAAAAACGattgcaataaataatttataatttttaaataactctagccagaaatataaattaccacTAATCGCcattttcattacatttaaataataataaaatgtaaaatattttgttttgcatAGTTTATACATGCAaagattaagaataaaatatattatatatctaatattatgcttacacaatacatatattttttctgcGGCTTCTAAATACTTTTCTAAAACTACAGCACCATaatggatttttatttattcatatgcaAAGTCACGACGTATGTCCTCGATGTAATCTAATGTTTAGGACAgaataattaacaaacaaaattacatttttaaaaaggtaCTTTCTTGCCCatgacaataaaattaaataattaaactgtttttttcttCCGTGTAACTTGCAATGGTAATCAATTATCTCTAATAcacgacaaaaaaaattataaatttccgtattttaaagaattcacGTTTGAGTCGAGTTTTAGGGGTCAAATTCGAGGATTAAAATATCACTTATCGTGtcctataacttatatttaatttatattaatgatatataaactatatataactatatatatatattatatacagatatttaaaaatatgtttcaaaaacataataggtatactctAACTTGGTAAATTtgcattcaattttaatattatttttttaaacatttaagaaactaattgtttgataattttttaattaaaaaaaaaaaaatcgtatattatgatattcaatCTGAATTTCAGTACTTAATACCGTAAAAAacgcatttaaataaattcattttccaCGGAGATACTTAGGGTGATACGGTACTTGTGGGATAGATAGCCACAGTATACTAGATAATTCATCTACCACATTTAc
The DNA window shown above is from Aphis gossypii isolate Hap1 chromosome 2, ASM2018417v2, whole genome shotgun sequence and carries:
- the LOC114127389 gene encoding nuclear distribution protein nudE homolog 1 isoform X1, producing MDTDDWKEKYKALEKEYDDFREQSQSLERELEMDVELLEKNNKELKSKNNQLQFDLDTLRTKNREEQQNLMNQIHSLQEEAIHFHERETNYVKYIRELEQKTEDLEKSQRETCASLGDFETKMNDAIERNALLEVELDEKESLQAMVQRLKDEISELKQEIQSKERKLNPEMTESQAAAAVRRCSSFRAAVDNRLSSSADNTPKSHTKSLSGTVVFHSPPTKLARVGDIVGDLMRKVNVLELKLVEAKQMNVAKTQNCPF
- the LOC114127389 gene encoding nuclear distribution protein nudE homolog 1 isoform X2; this encodes MDTDDWKEKYKALEKEYDDFREQSQSLERELEMDVELLEKNNKELKSKNNQLQFDLDTLRTKNREEQQNLMNQIHSLQEEAIHFHERETNYVKYIRELEQKTEDLEKSQRETCASLGDFETKMNDAIERNALLEVELDEKESLQAMVQRLKDEISELKQEIQSKERKLNPEMTESQAAAAVRRCSSFRAAVDNRLSSSADNTPKSHTKSLSGTVVFHSPPTKLARVGDIVGDLMRKVLELKLVEAKQMNVAKTQNCPF